A genomic region of Salinibacter pepae contains the following coding sequences:
- the katG gene encoding catalase/peroxidase HPI, with protein MPETSREWWPGSLDVEILDQNAQNVGPWNGDFDYAEAFQELDYEALKADIEEVMTTSQEWWPADYGHYGPLFIRMSWHAAGTYRTTDGRGGSSGGRQRLAPLNSWPDNANLDKARRLLWPVKQKYGRKISWADLLVLAGNVAMESMGFETFGFAGGRTDDFKPDESIDWGPEDEMETWGRFNEEDELDNPLGATVMGLIYVNPEGPESTPDPEWSAQRIRKSFGRMAMNDRETAALIAGGHTFGKVHGADTDEHLQAEPEAAPIEQQGLGWHNEHGSGKGGDTITSGIEGPWTDAPTEWDMGYLDFLLDYEWEVHKGPGGAWQWRPKSDELKGVVPDAHDASETVDPMMLTTDVALKRDPDYREIIEDFRENPDAFEDAFARAWFKLLHRDMGPKERYLGPEVPEEDLIWQDPVPDADHDLIGDEEIAELKEAILETDLSVSRLVKTAWASASTYRDSDKRGGANGARIRLEPHRNWEANEPPQLAHALEVLTGIQKTFNDARSDDVRVSLADLIVLGGSAAIEKAAADAGHDVEVPFTPGRTDATQEQTDVEAFEYLEPKADGFRNYIADDPWQDWTPEEFLVDKADLLNLTPAETTVLVGGMRALDATHEQADGYGVFTDRPETLNNDYFVNLLDMDHEWDPVSEDKQHFKIRDRDTGEVKWKATRVDLIFGSNSRFRALSQVYGSGDAEEKFVEDFVDAWTKVMTLDRFDLE; from the coding sequence ATGCCCGAGACGAGCCGCGAGTGGTGGCCCGGCAGCCTGGACGTTGAGATTCTCGACCAGAACGCGCAAAACGTCGGTCCCTGGAATGGGGACTTCGACTACGCGGAGGCCTTTCAGGAGCTCGACTACGAGGCCCTGAAGGCCGACATCGAGGAGGTGATGACGACCTCGCAGGAGTGGTGGCCGGCCGACTACGGCCACTACGGGCCGCTCTTCATTCGGATGTCGTGGCACGCCGCGGGCACGTACCGGACCACCGACGGGCGCGGGGGCTCGTCCGGCGGCCGTCAGCGGCTGGCCCCCCTCAACAGCTGGCCCGACAACGCGAACCTCGACAAGGCCCGGCGGCTGCTCTGGCCCGTGAAGCAGAAGTACGGGCGGAAGATCTCCTGGGCGGATCTGCTGGTGCTGGCCGGCAACGTCGCCATGGAGTCGATGGGCTTCGAGACGTTTGGCTTTGCCGGCGGCCGGACGGACGACTTCAAGCCCGACGAGTCCATCGACTGGGGGCCCGAAGACGAGATGGAGACCTGGGGGCGGTTCAACGAAGAAGACGAACTCGACAACCCGCTCGGCGCAACCGTGATGGGCCTCATCTACGTAAACCCGGAGGGACCGGAGAGCACCCCGGACCCGGAATGGTCGGCCCAGCGGATCCGTAAATCCTTCGGCCGAATGGCGATGAACGACCGGGAGACGGCCGCCCTCATCGCCGGCGGGCACACATTCGGGAAGGTCCACGGCGCCGACACCGACGAGCACCTCCAGGCCGAGCCCGAGGCGGCTCCCATCGAGCAGCAGGGCCTCGGCTGGCACAACGAGCACGGCTCCGGCAAGGGCGGCGACACCATTACCAGTGGCATCGAGGGCCCCTGGACCGACGCCCCGACCGAGTGGGACATGGGCTACCTCGACTTCCTGCTCGACTACGAGTGGGAGGTCCACAAGGGCCCCGGGGGCGCGTGGCAGTGGCGCCCGAAGAGCGACGAGCTGAAAGGGGTCGTGCCCGACGCCCACGACGCCTCAGAGACGGTAGACCCCATGATGCTCACGACCGACGTGGCCCTGAAGCGGGACCCGGACTACCGGGAGATCATCGAGGACTTCCGCGAAAACCCGGATGCGTTTGAGGACGCGTTCGCACGGGCCTGGTTCAAGCTGCTGCACCGCGACATGGGCCCGAAGGAGCGATACCTCGGTCCGGAGGTCCCGGAAGAGGACCTGATCTGGCAGGACCCCGTGCCTGATGCCGACCACGACCTGATCGGCGACGAGGAGATCGCCGAGTTGAAGGAGGCGATCCTGGAGACCGACCTGTCCGTCTCCCGCCTGGTCAAGACCGCCTGGGCGTCGGCCTCGACCTACCGGGACAGCGACAAGCGTGGCGGGGCGAACGGCGCGCGCATTCGCCTGGAGCCGCACCGGAACTGGGAGGCGAACGAGCCGCCCCAGCTGGCCCACGCCCTGGAGGTGCTGACGGGCATCCAGAAAACCTTCAACGACGCGCGGTCCGACGACGTGCGGGTGTCGCTGGCCGACCTGATCGTCCTGGGCGGCAGCGCCGCGATCGAGAAGGCCGCGGCGGATGCGGGCCACGACGTGGAGGTGCCGTTTACCCCCGGCCGCACCGACGCCACACAGGAGCAGACCGACGTCGAGGCGTTTGAGTACCTCGAGCCGAAGGCGGACGGCTTCCGCAACTACATCGCCGACGACCCGTGGCAGGACTGGACCCCCGAGGAGTTTCTGGTGGACAAGGCCGATCTGCTCAACCTGACGCCCGCCGAGACCACGGTCCTCGTCGGCGGCATGCGCGCACTGGACGCCACCCACGAGCAGGCCGACGGGTACGGCGTTTTCACCGACCGCCCGGAGACGCTGAACAACGACTACTTCGTGAACCTGCTCGACATGGATCACGAGTGGGATCCGGTTTCGGAGGACAAGCAGCACTTCAAAATCCGGGACCGGGACACCGGCGAGGTCAAGTGGAAGGCCACCCGCGTGGACCTGATCTTCGGGTCCAACTCCCGGTTCCGGGCGCTGTCGCAGGTCTACGGGTCCGGCGACGCGGAAGAGAAGTTCGTCGAGGACTTCGTAGACGCCTGGACGAAGGTGATGACCCTCGACCGGTTCGATCTTGAGTAG
- a CDS encoding ankyrin repeat domain-containing protein, with product MSDSESADPHSPSPTGDGQDTEPRDADGHEVARRGDTEAMEGLLEQGMDPNHTNEHGHSLLMIAAYSDQPEMADLLIEHGADPDRSGPSGSTPLMGCCFKGLAEAAAVLIEAGADVNATGARGATALMYAATYGESALVDLLLEHGADPTTTNEQGQTAAEQAAAEGHEEIAERLRQATAGA from the coding sequence ATGTCCGATTCTGAGTCCGCTGATCCCCACAGCCCGTCCCCCACCGGCGACGGGCAGGACACCGAGCCCCGAGACGCCGACGGCCACGAGGTTGCTCGCCGGGGCGACACCGAAGCCATGGAGGGGCTCCTCGAACAGGGAATGGATCCCAACCACACGAACGAGCACGGCCACAGCCTCCTCATGATCGCCGCCTACAGCGACCAGCCCGAGATGGCGGATCTGCTGATCGAGCACGGGGCCGATCCGGACCGGTCGGGCCCCAGCGGCAGCACGCCCCTCATGGGGTGCTGCTTCAAGGGCCTTGCCGAGGCGGCGGCGGTGCTCATCGAGGCGGGGGCCGACGTGAATGCGACCGGGGCCCGTGGCGCGACGGCGCTCATGTACGCGGCCACGTACGGGGAGTCGGCACTCGTGGACCTGTTGCTGGAGCACGGGGCCGATCCCACCACGACGAACGAGCAGGGCCAAACGGCCGCCGAGCAGGCCGCCGCGGAAGGGCACGAGGAGATCGCTGAGCGGCTGCGGCAGGCCACGGCGGGGGCGTGA
- a CDS encoding aldo/keto reductase produces the protein MKQRTLGTSTLTVSAVGLGCMGMSDFYGTPDENRAIKTLQRALDRGLTFFDSADIYGPFTNEKLLGRVLDAHRHRVTIATKFGIVRDESGEVHGLNGRPSYVKTACEDSLQRLGVDTIDLYYLHRVDPEVPIEHTVGAMGRLVEEGKVRHLGLSEAAADTLRRANEEHSITALQTEYSLWSRDPEDDILPMCRELGIGFVPYSPLGRGFLTGRFQSPEDLPEGDWRRHNPRFQGENFQKNLDLVAEVNRLADAKDVTPAQLALAWVLHQGDDIVPIPGTTDPDHLDENIAALDVSLSEEELARIDEIAPQGVAAGDRYPDMSSVNR, from the coding sequence GTGAAGCAACGCACGCTCGGAACCAGCACCCTCACCGTCTCCGCGGTCGGCCTCGGCTGCATGGGCATGTCCGACTTCTACGGCACGCCCGACGAGAACCGGGCCATCAAGACGCTCCAGCGGGCCCTGGACCGCGGCCTCACCTTCTTCGATAGCGCCGACATATACGGCCCCTTCACCAACGAAAAGCTTCTGGGCCGCGTGCTGGACGCGCACCGGCACCGGGTCACGATTGCCACCAAGTTCGGCATCGTGCGGGACGAGTCGGGCGAGGTGCACGGCCTCAACGGCCGTCCGAGCTACGTGAAGACGGCCTGCGAGGACTCCCTGCAGCGCCTCGGCGTCGACACCATCGACCTGTACTACCTCCACCGCGTGGACCCGGAGGTGCCGATCGAGCACACGGTGGGGGCCATGGGGCGGCTCGTGGAAGAGGGAAAGGTGCGGCACCTGGGCCTGTCGGAGGCCGCCGCCGACACGCTCCGCCGCGCGAACGAGGAGCATTCCATCACGGCGCTCCAGACGGAATATTCGCTCTGGAGCCGCGACCCGGAGGACGACATTCTGCCGATGTGCCGCGAGCTGGGCATTGGCTTCGTGCCGTACAGCCCGCTCGGCCGCGGCTTTCTCACCGGTCGCTTCCAGTCGCCCGAGGACCTGCCGGAGGGCGACTGGCGCCGCCACAACCCGCGCTTCCAGGGCGAGAACTTTCAGAAGAACCTGGACCTGGTGGCGGAGGTGAACCGGCTGGCCGACGCGAAGGACGTGACGCCCGCGCAGCTCGCCCTCGCCTGGGTGCTGCACCAGGGCGACGACATCGTCCCGATCCCGGGCACGACCGACCCGGATCACCTCGACGAAAACATTGCGGCGCTCGACGTCTCCCTTTCCGAGGAGGAGCTTGCCCGCATCGACGAGATCGCGCCCCAGGGCGTGGCGGCCGGCGACCGCTACCCGGACATGAGCTCTGTAAATCGGTAG